ATTATTCAGCTTGGGGGAAAACCTGTTACCTCTCCTCTCGAGTGGTTTTCGTTGTCGAACTGCGGTTATGCCGCTCCTGACGATCCCTTTGTCAAAAAGATCCTTGAGCAGAACATTGCCGGTGAGCAGTGCGCCATCAATGTTTACAACAGTATTATCGAAGAGATCGGCTTCAAGGATCCGATAACGTATAATCTGGCGGTACAGATTCTCCAGGATGAGGTTCAGCATGAGGAGGATTTGCAGGCGCTTTTCGAGGATCTTGGCGTTTTTCTCGTCAGATCGTAACCTCTCTTTGTTCTTTCCCAATGGCAAAGAAAAGCCCGACAGCATGTGCACGCTGCCGGGCTTTTTTGCGTTAGAGCATAAAAATTCT
The DNA window shown above is from Pelodictyon phaeoclathratiforme BU-1 and carries:
- a CDS encoding ferritin-like domain-containing protein; its protein translation is MGTRGREIVGEHLPRVLELLNKAFADEWLAYYQYWIGAKLVQGPMKDAVIAELLQHAADELRHADMVSARIIQLGGKPVTSPLEWFSLSNCGYAAPDDPFVKKILEQNIAGEQCAINVYNSIIEEIGFKDPITYNLAVQILQDEVQHEEDLQALFEDLGVFLVRS